One stretch of Armigeres subalbatus isolate Guangzhou_Male chromosome 2, GZ_Asu_2, whole genome shotgun sequence DNA includes these proteins:
- the LOC134209111 gene encoding uncharacterized protein LOC134209111 gives MEWVPTKLNVADLATKWGTGPQLTMDNTWFQGPFFIHDSEDKWPQQRPSLPTVEELRPAHLHLVHFEPLINFARFSSWTKLHRSAAYVLRFVNNVRRKKQGHRLELGVLNSEELRRAEEMLWRSAQLETYPNEMNILKSSQGSPERHHNAVEKSSDLYSKWPFLDYEVVLRTRGRIEAAPYTTTEAKFPVILPKRHAVTFLIVDWYHRYYRHANRETIVNEIRQRFDIPTLRRLLDKVMNDCVWCRIVKAAPNPPIMAPLPEVRLTAFIQPFTFTGLDYFGPILVKMNRSNVKRWVALFTCLTTRAIHLESVHSLSTESCIMAVQRFVSRRGLPREFWTDNATCFQGTSNKLKMISEATRKALAEKFTTSYTTWKFIPPAAPHMGGVWERLVRSVKVAIGTITDSPRRPDDETLETVLLEAEAMINSRPLTYVPLESADQEALTPNHFLLGSSSGRKFMPTEDIDVCSALRSSWKLARYITNSFWNRWLKEYLPVITRRCKWFQDVKDIAVGDLVLVEDGKIKNQWIRGRIEEVFPGRDGRVRQALVRTSTGVMRRAAVKLAVLDVSDKCKPTQEVPEFKLGLRAGVCADADVPSSRQHCLL, from the coding sequence ATGGAATGGGTTCCAACGAAGCTCAACGTCGCCGATTTAGCTACGAAGTGGGGTACCGGTCCACAACTAACCATGGACAATACTTGGTTCCAAGGACCATTTTTCATCCACGACTCGGAGGATAAATGGCCACAGCAGCGACCGAGCCTTCCGACAGTAGAAGAACTTCGACCGGCCCACTTGCATTTAGTCCATTTCGAACCACTGATAAACTTTGCACGATTTAGCAGCTGGACCAAATTACATCGTTCAGCAGCATACGTCCTACGTTTTGTCAACAACGTTCGGCGGAAGAAACAAGGACACCGATTAGAGCTGGGCGTACTCAACAGCGAGGAATTGCGCCGAGCAGAAGAAATGCTATGGAGGTCGGCACAACTCGAGACATATCCAAATGAAATGAACATTCTCAAATCATCGCAAGGTTCACCTGAACGCCACCACAATGCGGTGGAGAAATCCAGCGATCTCTATTCGAAGTGGCCCTTTCTTGATTATGAAGTAGTCCTGCGAACTCGCGGAAGGATCGAAGCTGCACCGTACACTACAACAGAAGCTAAGTTCCCCGTGATTCTTCCAAAGCGGCATGCAGTAACTTTTCTGATTGTTGACTGGTACCATCGCTACTACCGTCATGCCAATCGCGAAACTATCGTGAACGAGATCCGGCAGCGCTTCGACATCCCGACACTGAGACGACTACTGGATAAAGTAATGAACGATTGTGTCTGGTGTCGAATAGTGAAAGCTGCCCCAAATCCACCTATAATGGCTCCACTCCCTGAAGTACGTCTGACAGCTTTCATACAACCATTTACGTTCACCGGGTTGGATTATTTCGGTCCGATACTGGTGAAAATGAACCGAAGTAACGTTAAAAGGTGGGTAGCTCTCTTTACCTGTCTTACTACTAGAGCAATTCACTTAGAGTCGGTACATTCATTGAGTACGGAGTCGTGTATCATGGCTGTTCAACGATTTGTCTCTCGTAGAGGCCTACCAAGAGAGTTCTGGACCGACAATGCTACCTGTTTCCAGGGCACGAGTAATAAGCTCAAGATGATCTCCGAAGCTACAAGGAAGGCCTTAGCGGAAAAGTTTACTACATCCTATACAACATGGAAATTCATCCCACCTGCAGCACCACATATGGGGGGAGTATGGGAGAGACTCGTACGCTCAGTGAAAGTAGCTATTGGTACGATCACAGATTCTCCACGCAGACCCGATGACGAAACACTGGAAACTGTTCTACTGGAGGCAGAGGCAATGATTAATTCTAGACCTCTCACTTACGTCCCATTGGAGTCTGCGGACCAGGAAGCCTTGACACCGAACCATTTTTTACTGGGAAGCTCATCGGGTAGAAAATTTATGCCCACAGAGGATATTGATGTCTGTTCAGCCCTCCGCAGTAGCTGGAAGCTGGCGAGGTACATCACCAACAGTTTTTGGAATCGGTGGCTCAAGGAGTATTTGCCGGTCATCACGCGCAGATGTAAATGGTTTCAGGACGTAAAGGATATTGCCGTAGGAGACTTGGTGCTAGTggaagatggaaaaataaaaaaccaaTGGATTAGAGGACGAATCGAAGAAGTATTTCCCGGACGAGATGGTCGAGTACGACAGGCTTTAGTGCGGACGTCGACAGGAGTCATGCGTAGAGCAGCAGTGAAGTTGGCTGTTCTGGACGTCTCAGATAAGTGTAAACCCACCCAAGAAGTTCCAGAGTTTAAGCTAGGTTTACGGGCGGGGGTATGTGCCGACGCCGATGTGCCCTCGTCACGACAACACTGCCTACTGTAG